From Dietzia sp. ANT_WB102, a single genomic window includes:
- a CDS encoding DUF2207 domain-containing protein — protein sequence MNEFREEPSKYIWRWTQWSWVCVGVAVLIALMGITSGGSVTPWLIGAIAVAVIGGVAFGFVPRASLAQPKRPMTPGAKRKSAGR from the coding sequence ATGAACGAGTTCAGGGAAGAGCCCTCGAAGTACATCTGGCGCTGGACCCAGTGGTCGTGGGTGTGCGTCGGCGTCGCTGTACTCATCGCGCTGATGGGGATCACCAGCGGGGGATCGGTCACGCCGTGGCTCATCGGGGCGATCGCGGTGGCGGTGATTGGTGGCGTGGCGTTCGGCTTCGTCCCCCGCGCGTCACTCGCCCAGCCCAAGCGGCCCATGACCCCCGGCGCGAAGCGCAAGTCCGCCGGGAGATGA
- the dcd gene encoding dCTP deaminase, with amino-acid sequence MLLSDRDLRAELADGRLGIDPLDPELIQPSSIDVRLDRMFRVFNNSRYTHIDPAQQQDELTELVEVADGDPFVLHPGEFVLGATLERLHLPNDLAGRLEGKSSLGRLGLLTHSTAGFIDPGFDGHITLELSNVANLPITLWPGMKIGQLCLFRLSSPAETPYGSAAVGSKYQGQRGPTASKAYLNFQ; translated from the coding sequence GTGCTGCTCTCCGACCGTGACCTTCGTGCCGAGCTCGCCGACGGGCGGCTGGGCATCGACCCGCTCGACCCCGAGCTCATCCAACCGTCGAGCATCGACGTCCGCCTGGACCGGATGTTCCGCGTCTTCAACAACTCGCGCTACACCCACATCGACCCCGCCCAGCAGCAAGACGAGCTGACCGAGCTGGTCGAGGTCGCAGACGGCGACCCCTTTGTCCTCCATCCGGGCGAGTTCGTCCTGGGTGCCACACTAGAGCGGCTACACCTGCCAAACGACCTGGCCGGACGGCTCGAAGGCAAGTCCTCGCTCGGCCGACTCGGGCTGCTCACCCACTCCACCGCCGGGTTCATCGACCCCGGCTTCGACGGCCACATCACCCTGGAACTGTCGAACGTGGCGAACCTGCCCATCACCCTGTGGCCCGGGATGAAGATCGGCCAGCTATGCCTGTTCCGGCTCTCCAGCCCCGCAGAAACCCCGTACGGCAGCGCCGCAGTGGGCTCGAAATACCAGGGTCAACGCGGCCCCACCGCGTCCAAGGCGTACCTCAACTTCCAGTGA
- a CDS encoding pyridoxal phosphate-dependent aminotransferase, whose translation MTPETTGRTLRQPRTLDQSSKLKDVLYEIRGPVLARANQLEAEGHRILKLNIGNPAPFGFEAPDVIMRDMIAALPHAQGYSESKGILSARRAIFTRYELVPDFPRLSVNDIFLGNGVSELITMTMQALLDDGDEVLIPAPDYPLWTAMTSLAGGKPVHYLSDEEDGWNPSLEDIASKITPRTKAIVVINPNNPTGAVYSREVLQGIVDLAREHSLLILADEIYDRIIYDEAEHTSIATLAHDLLVLTFNGLSKTYRVAGYRAGWVAITGPKAHAAGFLEGLELLASTRLCPNVPAQHAIQVALGGYQSINELIEPGGRLHEQRGIAWEKLNSIPGVSCVRPMGALYVFPKLDPNVHEIRDDRQFALDLLERERILITQGTGFNWPDPDHFRVVTLPPARDLGVAIERIGNFLSSYRQ comes from the coding sequence ATGACGCCTGAGACCACGGGACGCACGCTCCGCCAGCCGCGCACGCTCGATCAGTCCTCGAAGCTCAAGGACGTCCTCTACGAGATCCGCGGGCCGGTGCTGGCCAGGGCCAATCAGCTCGAGGCCGAGGGGCATCGCATCCTCAAGCTGAACATCGGAAACCCCGCGCCGTTCGGTTTCGAGGCCCCGGATGTGATCATGCGCGACATGATCGCCGCACTCCCCCACGCGCAGGGTTATTCGGAGTCCAAGGGCATCCTGTCGGCGCGGCGGGCGATCTTCACCCGCTATGAGCTGGTGCCCGACTTTCCCCGCCTCAGCGTCAATGACATCTTCTTGGGCAACGGCGTCTCCGAACTCATCACGATGACCATGCAGGCTCTTCTCGACGACGGCGACGAGGTCCTCATCCCGGCCCCCGACTACCCGTTGTGGACGGCCATGACCTCGCTCGCGGGTGGCAAGCCCGTCCACTACCTCTCGGACGAGGAGGATGGCTGGAACCCGTCGCTGGAGGATATCGCCTCCAAGATCACGCCACGCACCAAGGCGATAGTGGTGATCAACCCCAACAATCCGACCGGCGCGGTGTACTCGCGGGAGGTCCTGCAGGGGATCGTCGACCTCGCACGCGAACACAGCCTGCTCATTCTCGCGGACGAGATCTACGACCGGATCATCTACGACGAGGCCGAGCACACCTCGATCGCCACCCTCGCCCACGACCTGCTGGTGCTCACCTTCAACGGCTTGTCCAAGACGTACCGGGTGGCCGGGTACCGGGCGGGCTGGGTGGCGATCACAGGGCCCAAGGCGCACGCCGCCGGGTTCCTCGAGGGACTGGAACTGCTGGCGTCCACCCGACTGTGTCCCAATGTGCCGGCGCAGCATGCGATCCAGGTGGCCCTCGGCGGGTATCAGTCGATCAACGAGCTCATCGAGCCCGGGGGCCGATTGCACGAGCAGCGGGGCATCGCGTGGGAGAAGCTCAACTCGATACCGGGAGTGAGCTGCGTCCGTCCGATGGGCGCGCTCTACGTCTTTCCCAAGCTGGACCCGAACGTCCACGAGATCCGTGACGACCGGCAGTTCGCCCTGGATCTGCTCGAGCGCGAGCGGATCCTCATCACCCAGGGCACGGGCTTCAACTGGCCGGATCCCGACCACTTCCGCGTCGTCACACTGCCTCCGGCCCGCGACCTGGGCGTGGCGATCGAGCGGATCGGCAACTTCCTGTCGTCCTACCGCCAGTAG
- a CDS encoding helix-turn-helix domain-containing protein, with protein sequence MSLHAELRFSDPGTFAARSIRAHELALAGGMPTDVDSRVLHAWRRSGDAGICPDQQLPASVLARDEIAEARARTPLRHVADDVVACLADTSAAGRHLVVLSDVRGRVLWRAGSPQALRRADSIAFAEGADWSERGIGANGISLALDVGTLTHATAGEHYVRAHHGWTCTASPIRDAHRRVIGVLDVSHPLRFSCAETVSLVRCGVRLAETLLAARNPDELRTPTPGSDDPAPAETSNPVTSIRLLGWRPAVIRADGTSVSLTPRRAELLALLASREAWSARALSEALYDDGAATTTVRGEVRRLRQLTGLSIGSQPYCLAAHERQCVDYLSVEHPDDLLPDSEIPAIIDLRYGI encoded by the coding sequence ATGTCGTTGCATGCAGAGTTGAGGTTCTCCGACCCGGGGACGTTCGCAGCACGCTCTATCAGGGCACACGAGCTCGCCCTGGCCGGCGGGATGCCCACCGATGTGGATTCGCGGGTCCTGCACGCATGGAGGCGCAGCGGCGACGCCGGTATCTGTCCCGACCAGCAACTCCCGGCGAGCGTCCTGGCCCGCGATGAAATCGCGGAGGCGCGGGCCCGCACCCCCCTCCGTCACGTAGCGGACGACGTCGTAGCGTGCCTCGCAGATACCTCCGCTGCAGGAAGGCACCTGGTTGTGCTTTCCGATGTCCGCGGGCGGGTGCTTTGGCGAGCGGGAAGTCCGCAGGCGCTTCGCCGGGCGGATTCGATTGCGTTCGCCGAGGGCGCGGATTGGTCCGAGCGGGGCATCGGAGCAAACGGAATCTCGCTGGCACTCGACGTCGGGACGCTCACGCACGCCACAGCCGGCGAACATTACGTCCGCGCACACCACGGCTGGACATGCACGGCCAGTCCCATCAGGGATGCGCACAGAAGGGTAATTGGCGTCCTCGACGTCTCCCACCCTCTGCGCTTCTCGTGCGCCGAGACCGTGTCACTGGTCCGCTGCGGCGTCCGGCTCGCCGAGACGCTGCTCGCCGCGAGAAACCCTGACGAACTCCGCACCCCCACCCCCGGCTCCGACGACCCGGCCCCTGCCGAGACCAGCAACCCTGTCACCTCGATTCGCCTCCTCGGATGGAGGCCGGCGGTGATCCGTGCCGATGGGACCTCGGTGTCGCTCACCCCAAGGCGGGCCGAACTCCTCGCACTCCTGGCCTCCCGCGAGGCGTGGTCCGCGCGCGCGTTGTCCGAGGCGCTCTACGATGACGGCGCCGCCACGACCACCGTGAGGGGAGAGGTCCGCCGACTGCGGCAGCTCACCGGACTAAGCATCGGATCACAGCCCTACTGCTTGGCCGCGCACGAGCGGCAGTGCGTGGACTACCTTTCCGTGGAACATCCGGACGACCTCCTGCCAGATTCGGAGATCCCCGCGATCATCGACCTGCGGTACGGGATCTGA
- a CDS encoding NAD(P)/FAD-dependent oxidoreductase produces the protein MTETQHTRVPRSREGSTVDADRAHADTVVERWLADFDEALRAGDPERAAELFDTDGYWRDFVAFTWNLRTLEGRDQIRDMLVAQLAAISPSGWELDEPATESDGVVEAWVRFETGTGRGWGHLRLRDGRAWTLLTTLQELKGHEEKKRHSRDQGVEHVITRGRKTWLEQTTERRENLGYTEQPYTVIIGGGQGGIGLAARLKRLGVPTIVVEKNERAGDSWRKRYKSLHLHDPVWYDHLPYIPFPDDWPVFPAKDKVGDWLEHYTAIMDLDYWSGTQCIGAVFDEESGTWRVEVDRRGEKVVLRPAQLVFALGVSGYPNIPRFDGAEDFAGQQWHSSEFTGEGDVTGKRAVVIGSNNSAHDICAALWDNGAEVTMVQRSSTHISRSESLMSLALGPLYSEEALDAGVTTEKADMLFASWPYKLLPDAQIPVYEQIAEKDASFYQQLREVGFDLDFGEDGSGLFLKYLRRGSGYYIDVGASQLLIDGEVALERGQVSRILPDGVELDRDRVLPADIIVYATGYGSMNQWLVDLVSQEVADQVGKVWGYGSDTTRDPGPWEGELRNMWKPTNVEQLWIHGGNLHQSRHYSKYLALQLKARMENIPTPVYWVQEAHHTC, from the coding sequence ATGACCGAGACTCAGCACACGCGAGTGCCCCGGAGTCGAGAGGGTTCGACCGTCGATGCCGATCGCGCACATGCGGACACGGTGGTCGAACGGTGGTTGGCGGACTTCGACGAGGCGTTACGGGCGGGCGATCCGGAGCGGGCGGCCGAACTGTTCGACACGGACGGGTACTGGCGCGACTTCGTCGCCTTCACATGGAACCTCCGGACGCTCGAGGGACGCGATCAAATCCGCGACATGCTGGTAGCCCAACTGGCGGCGATCTCGCCCAGCGGGTGGGAACTCGACGAGCCCGCCACCGAGAGCGACGGCGTGGTAGAGGCGTGGGTGCGCTTCGAGACGGGGACGGGCCGCGGCTGGGGTCACCTCCGGCTACGGGACGGGCGGGCCTGGACTCTGCTGACGACCCTGCAAGAACTCAAGGGGCACGAAGAGAAAAAGCGTCACAGCCGTGATCAAGGCGTGGAGCATGTCATCACCCGGGGGCGGAAGACCTGGCTCGAGCAGACGACCGAACGCCGGGAGAACCTCGGGTACACCGAGCAGCCGTATACGGTCATCATCGGCGGAGGGCAGGGCGGTATCGGGCTCGCCGCGCGACTCAAACGACTCGGGGTGCCGACCATCGTCGTCGAGAAAAACGAGCGGGCGGGCGACTCGTGGCGCAAGCGCTACAAGTCCCTCCACCTCCACGACCCGGTTTGGTATGACCACCTGCCGTACATCCCGTTCCCCGACGACTGGCCGGTGTTCCCGGCGAAAGACAAGGTCGGCGACTGGCTCGAGCACTACACCGCAATCATGGACCTCGACTACTGGTCCGGGACGCAGTGCATAGGGGCAGTCTTCGACGAGGAATCCGGAACGTGGAGGGTCGAGGTCGACCGCCGAGGCGAGAAGGTCGTACTGCGACCGGCCCAGCTCGTGTTCGCCCTCGGTGTATCGGGCTACCCGAACATTCCGCGGTTCGACGGGGCGGAGGACTTTGCGGGTCAACAATGGCACTCGTCCGAGTTCACGGGTGAGGGCGACGTCACGGGTAAACGCGCCGTGGTGATCGGGTCGAACAACTCTGCACACGACATCTGCGCTGCGCTCTGGGACAACGGGGCGGAGGTCACCATGGTGCAGCGATCCTCCACGCACATCTCGCGGAGTGAATCACTGATGTCTTTGGCGCTGGGGCCCCTCTACTCCGAGGAGGCGCTCGACGCCGGTGTCACCACTGAGAAGGCGGACATGCTCTTCGCCTCGTGGCCCTACAAGCTGCTTCCAGATGCGCAGATCCCCGTCTACGAGCAGATTGCGGAGAAGGACGCGTCGTTCTACCAGCAGTTACGCGAGGTGGGATTCGACCTCGACTTCGGTGAGGACGGCTCGGGCTTGTTCCTCAAGTACCTCAGGCGCGGGTCGGGCTACTACATCGACGTCGGCGCCAGCCAACTCCTGATCGATGGAGAGGTCGCGCTCGAGAGGGGACAGGTGTCGCGAATCCTGCCCGACGGCGTCGAACTCGACCGCGACAGGGTCCTGCCGGCGGACATCATCGTGTACGCCACCGGGTACGGGTCGATGAACCAGTGGCTCGTAGATCTGGTGTCCCAGGAGGTCGCCGACCAGGTCGGAAAGGTGTGGGGTTACGGGTCGGACACAACCCGCGACCCCGGACCGTGGGAGGGGGAGCTGCGCAACATGTGGAAACCGACAAATGTCGAGCAACTCTGGATCCACGGCGGCAACCTGCACCAGTCCCGTCACTACTCGAAGTACCTCGCGCTCCAGCTCAAGGCGCGGATGGAGAACATTCCGACGCCGGTGTACTGGGTGCAGGAGGCGCACCACACCTGCTGA
- a CDS encoding (Fe-S)-binding protein encodes MSGVTITLGTIGVLLSLFCWASFIGGVTRMVRSILVGQKDGFDRFRPVLPRLKNVIVEVAAHTRMARKRSVGFFHWFVMVGFLLGSIVWFEAYIQTFNPRGGWPWLSDQSWYHVIDEFLGLGTVIGITVLIIIRQINQRRGLNRFVGSDRKAAYFVEAVVLLEGLGMIFVKAGKLSLQAADGNDFHWATDWVTGPLSTILPANELMVSIFALIKLLTGMIWLYVVGRNITWGVAWHRFSAFFNIYFKREADGRTALGALKPMTMDGVALTMEKVEELTEEDEDFEPKLGAGAIEDFSWKGWLDFSTCTECGRCQEQCPAWNTGKPLSPKLMMMSLRDHGAAKAPYLLAGGKTVMGEEVGLVDADGNPDEKKLAKIPEAARLEAQRPLVGPTTADVNDDPTAAGIIDPEALWSCTMCGACVEQCPVDIEHVDHFVDMRRYQVLIESEFPTELAGLFKNLENKGNPWGQNNSGRDDWMKSLDFDIPVIGSDIEDFSDTEYLFWVGCAGAFEDRAKKTTQSVATLLHTAGVKFAVLGQGETCTGDSARRAGNEFLFQMLAEQNIETMNNAFDGVPATQRKVVVTCAHCLNALKNEYGELGGDYQVVHHTQLLNRLVREKRLVPVAPIDGGVTYHDPCYLGRHNQVYEAPRELMDGSGVTLTEMPRHGQRSMCCGAGGARMWMEETVGKRINIDRVDEALSTKATKIATGCPFCRVMLSDGATAQTDGTELEGKVEVVDVAQLLLESVSRDGGLPEPREAAWLEQPKREKTAAEREAEQSESDAARPEPAKASAPAAPAEAAPDNAVIDSGEGAEVAAAGSGGAASAAEAGPSATDSKGAPKSGGLKLGGGGKAPGAPKAPGGAASGESATEAQSAVKDAERTEETREAAQGAAPSTTGAPKPSAGAPKSGGLSLGGGVKAPGGAKAPGGAKAAAAAPSTGESAAAQSDSVDAGSTTDTAPAAPAKPTVGLGLKGGAKAPGAPKAPGAPKSPAAAPATDAPTTNAPTGTEEPATGSADKTGSTDAPASDEGSQKDATEKPSTGGAIPRSKKSGGYGLSLG; translated from the coding sequence ATGTCAGGCGTGACCATCACACTCGGGACGATCGGCGTCCTGCTCAGTCTGTTCTGTTGGGCATCCTTCATAGGCGGCGTCACGCGGATGGTGCGCAGCATCCTCGTGGGGCAGAAAGACGGCTTCGACCGGTTCCGGCCGGTCCTGCCCAGGTTGAAGAACGTCATCGTCGAGGTCGCCGCGCACACCCGGATGGCGCGGAAACGCTCGGTGGGCTTCTTCCACTGGTTCGTCATGGTGGGCTTCCTGCTCGGCTCGATCGTCTGGTTCGAGGCCTACATCCAGACGTTCAACCCTCGCGGAGGCTGGCCCTGGTTGTCCGATCAATCCTGGTACCACGTCATCGACGAGTTCCTGGGACTGGGCACCGTCATCGGCATCACCGTGCTGATCATCATCCGCCAAATCAACCAGCGCCGCGGCCTCAACCGCTTTGTCGGCTCCGACCGTAAGGCCGCCTACTTCGTCGAGGCCGTCGTGCTCCTCGAGGGCCTGGGCATGATCTTCGTCAAGGCCGGCAAGCTCTCGCTGCAGGCCGCCGACGGCAACGACTTCCACTGGGCCACCGACTGGGTCACCGGCCCGCTGTCGACGATCCTGCCGGCCAACGAATTGATGGTCTCGATCTTCGCACTGATCAAGCTGCTCACCGGCATGATCTGGCTGTACGTCGTAGGCCGCAACATCACTTGGGGCGTCGCCTGGCACCGCTTCTCCGCGTTCTTCAACATCTACTTCAAGCGCGAGGCCGACGGCCGCACCGCGCTGGGCGCCCTCAAGCCCATGACCATGGACGGCGTCGCGCTGACCATGGAGAAGGTCGAGGAGCTCACCGAAGAGGACGAGGACTTCGAGCCGAAGCTGGGCGCCGGCGCGATCGAAGACTTCTCATGGAAGGGCTGGCTGGACTTCTCCACCTGTACCGAGTGTGGCCGCTGCCAGGAGCAGTGCCCCGCCTGGAACACCGGTAAGCCGCTGAGTCCCAAGCTCATGATGATGTCGCTGCGCGATCACGGCGCCGCCAAGGCTCCGTACCTGCTCGCCGGCGGCAAGACCGTCATGGGCGAGGAGGTCGGACTGGTCGACGCCGACGGCAACCCGGACGAGAAGAAGCTGGCCAAGATCCCCGAGGCCGCCCGCCTCGAGGCTCAGCGTCCGCTGGTGGGCCCCACCACCGCCGACGTGAACGACGACCCGACCGCTGCCGGAATCATCGACCCCGAAGCCCTGTGGTCCTGCACCATGTGTGGTGCCTGCGTTGAGCAGTGCCCCGTTGACATCGAGCACGTCGACCACTTCGTGGACATGCGTCGCTACCAGGTGCTCATCGAGTCGGAGTTCCCGACCGAGCTGGCAGGCCTGTTCAAGAACCTCGAGAACAAGGGCAACCCCTGGGGCCAGAACAACTCCGGCCGCGACGACTGGATGAAGTCGCTCGACTTCGACATCCCGGTCATCGGGTCCGACATCGAGGACTTCTCCGACACGGAGTACCTGTTCTGGGTCGGTTGTGCCGGTGCTTTCGAGGACCGTGCCAAGAAGACCACCCAGTCCGTGGCCACTCTGCTGCACACCGCTGGCGTGAAGTTCGCGGTGCTGGGCCAGGGCGAGACCTGTACCGGTGACTCGGCCCGCCGTGCGGGCAACGAATTCCTGTTCCAGATGCTCGCCGAGCAGAACATCGAGACCATGAACAATGCGTTCGACGGTGTCCCGGCCACGCAGCGCAAGGTCGTCGTGACCTGTGCCCACTGCCTCAACGCCCTGAAGAACGAGTACGGCGAGCTGGGTGGCGACTACCAGGTGGTCCACCACACCCAGCTGCTCAACCGTCTGGTGCGGGAGAAGCGCCTCGTGCCGGTCGCCCCGATCGACGGGGGCGTCACCTACCACGATCCCTGCTACCTCGGCCGCCACAACCAGGTCTACGAGGCCCCGCGCGAGCTCATGGACGGTTCGGGCGTGACCCTCACGGAGATGCCCCGTCACGGGCAGCGCTCCATGTGCTGTGGCGCCGGTGGCGCGCGCATGTGGATGGAGGAGACGGTCGGCAAGCGGATCAACATCGACCGTGTCGACGAGGCCCTGTCGACCAAGGCCACCAAGATCGCCACGGGTTGCCCGTTCTGCCGGGTGATGCTCTCGGACGGCGCCACCGCGCAGACCGACGGCACCGAGCTGGAGGGCAAGGTCGAGGTCGTGGACGTGGCCCAGCTGTTGCTGGAGTCCGTCTCCCGCGACGGTGGCCTGCCCGAGCCGCGCGAGGCCGCGTGGCTCGAACAGCCCAAACGCGAGAAGACGGCAGCGGAGCGGGAGGCCGAGCAGTCCGAGAGCGACGCCGCCCGGCCGGAGCCCGCCAAGGCCTCCGCACCCGCCGCCCCCGCCGAGGCCGCGCCGGACAACGCGGTCATCGACAGCGGCGAGGGGGCCGAGGTTGCCGCCGCCGGTAGCGGTGGTGCAGCCAGCGCCGCCGAGGCCGGCCCGTCGGCCACCGATTCGAAGGGCGCCCCCAAGTCGGGTGGCCTGAAGCTCGGCGGCGGCGGCAAGGCTCCCGGCGCCCCCAAGGCCCCTGGCGGCGCCGCGAGCGGTGAGTCCGCGACCGAGGCGCAGTCCGCGGTCAAGGACGCCGAACGCACCGAGGAGACCCGCGAGGCCGCACAGGGCGCCGCCCCATCCACTACCGGCGCTCCCAAGCCCAGTGCAGGCGCGCCCAAGTCGGGCGGGCTATCACTCGGCGGTGGCGTCAAGGCGCCCGGCGGAGCCAAGGCTCCGGGTGGCGCCAAGGCGGCGGCTGCCGCACCCTCCACGGGTGAATCCGCGGCCGCGCAGAGCGATTCCGTCGACGCCGGGTCCACCACGGACACCGCGCCGGCCGCGCCTGCGAAGCCGACCGTCGGGTTGGGGCTGAAGGGCGGGGCCAAGGCCCCCGGTGCTCCGAAGGCGCCCGGCGCTCCGAAGTCCCCGGCCGCCGCACCGGCGACCGATGCGCCCACGACGAACGCGCCGACCGGTACAGAGGAGCCCGCTACCGGTTCCGCCGACAAGACCGGGTCGACCGACGCGCCTGCGTCCGATGAAGGCTCACAGAAGGACGCCACGGAGAAGCCGTCGACGGGCGGGGCCATCCCCCGCTCGAAGAAGTCCGGCGGCTACGGCCTCTCATTGGGCTGA